In Labrus bergylta chromosome 1, fLabBer1.1, whole genome shotgun sequence, one genomic interval encodes:
- the LOC110003842 gene encoding spectrin beta chain, non-erythrocytic 1-like isoform X2, which produces MMEAEWAMGDPVHQQQNYNLLEGRFKQLQDEREAVQKKTFTKWINSHLSRVSCRITDLYMDLRDGRMLIKLLEVLSGERLPKPTKGRMRIHCLENVDKALQFLKEQRVHLENMGSHDIVDGNHRLTLGLIWTIILRFQIQDISVETEDNKEKRSAKDALLLWCQMKTAGYPNVNIHNFSTSWRDGMAFNALIHKHRPDLIDFDKLKKSNAHYNLQNAFNLAEQHLGLTKLLDPEDISVDHPDEKSVITYVVTYYHYFSKMKALKVEGKRIGKVLDNAIETEKMVEKYESLASDLLEWIEQTIIILNNRKFANSLLGVQQQLQAFNTYRTVEKPPKFTEKGNLEVLLFTIQSKMRANNQKVYMPREGKLISDINKAWERLEKAEHERELALRTELIRQEKLEQLARRFDRKAAMRETWLSENQRLVSQDNFGFDLQAVEAATKKHEAIETDITAYEERVQAVVSVARELEVEHYHDIKRVTARKDNVIRLWEYLLELLKARRQRLEMNLGLQRVFQEMLYIMDWMDEMKMLLLSQDYGKHLLGVEDLLQKHALVEADIAIQADRVKAVSTNANKYSVNDDGYKPCDPMVIQDRVSHLEFCYQELTQLAAERRARLEESRRLWKFFWEMAEEEGWIREKEQILSSVEHGKDLTGALRLLSQQRALEDEMSGRAGHLQHSVAEGEAMVEAGHFAAAKIQDRIADLKAQWAGLEQLAAVRKTRLEEALALHQFQADADDVDAWTLDALRIVSSGETGHDEFSTQALVRKHKDAAAEVASYRPVIDSLHEQAAALPKEEAESEEVRGRLAGIEERYREVSELTKLRKQALQDALALYKMFSEANACEVWIDEKEQWLNSMEIPEKLEDLEVVQHRFESLEPEMNNQASRVAVVNQIARQLMHNGHPSEREIKSQQDKLNNRWSQFRDLVDLKKESLNSALGVQNYHLDCNETKSWIKEKTKVIESTQELGNDLTGVMALQRKLTGMERDLAAIEDKLGDLRGEAERLAQEHPDQAKAITGRLSEITAVWEEMKNTLKNREDSLGEARKLQQFLRELDDFQSWLSRTQTAIASEDMPNTLAEAEKLMAQHEGIKNEIQNYEEDYQKMRDMGEMVTQGQTDAQYMFLRQRLQALDTGWNELHKMWENRQNLLSQSHAYQLFLRDTKQAEAFLNNQEYVLAHTEMPTTLEAAEAAIKKQEDFMTTMDANEDKINGVVEAGRRLASDGNINAEKIQERVASIDDRHKKNREAAVELLMRLKDNRDLQKFLQDCQELSLWINEKMLTAQDMTYDEARNLHSKWLKHQAFMAELQSNKEWLDKIQKDGTLLVSEKPETDAVVKEKLSALHAMWAELESTTQTKAQCLFDANKAELFTQSCADLDKWMGGLEGQIQSDDYGKDLTSVNILLKKQQMLEKQVEVRQREVVELQSQVKALGQEVKDTEEVDGRRQLVENKFQELLDPLRRRRNFLVASREVHQFNRDLEDEILWVQERMPVATSTDHGNNLQTVQLLIKKNQTLQKEIQGHQPRINDLLEHSASLLQDESLSGEVIRQRLADLQELWRRVREETESRHGRLEEAHKAQQYYFDAAEAEAWMSEQELYMMSEEKAKDELSAVTMQKKHQIVEQAVEDYAETVHLLSKTSRGLVSDGHPESERISMRQSQVDKLYAGLKDLSEERRGKLDERLRLFQLNREVDDLEQWIAEREVVAGSHELGQDYEHVTMLQERFREFARDTGNIGQERVDAVNRLADELINTGHGDAATVAEWKDGLNEAWADLLELIDTRTQILAASFELHKFYHDAKEILGRIVDKQKKLPEEVGRDQNTVDTLQRMHTTFEHDIQALGTQVRQLQEDAVRLQSAYAGDKADDIQRRESEVLEAWRILLEACEGRRLRLLDTGDKFRFFSMVRDLMLWMEDVIRLIEAQENPRDVSSVELLMNNHQGIKAEIDARNDSFTACIELGKALLARKHYASEEIKEKLLQLTDKRKDMIDKWEDRWEWLRLILEVHQFSRDAGVAEAWLLGQEPYLSGRDMGQSVDEVEKLIKRHEAFEKSAATWEERFSALERLTTLELLEVRRQQEEEELLRKPPTPELLPVVQQEEEPQQQSGVITQNGLASDQDSPRDGMVDGELVNGVVERSSKEPSPSGSPTSGRKSKTSQSSTLPSRNQEPTSQMESFLHRKHEWEGHNKKASNRSWHNVYCVINNQEMGFYKDSKAASQGVPYHNEVPVGLKEATCEVASEYKKKKHVFKLRLTDGNEYLFQAKDEEEMSTWIQAILNAGADRSSVQGSHPGTPVSGRAQTLPATVTLTTESSPGKREKDKEKEKEKRFSLFKKKQ; this is translated from the exons attcaGGATATCAGTGTGGAGACTGAAGACAACAAAGAGAAGAGATCGGCTAAAGACGCTCTTCTGCTGTGGTGTCAGATGAAGACAGCAGG GTATCCCAACGTGAACATCCACAACTTCTCAACCAGCTGGAGAGACGGCATGGCCTTCAACGCCCTCATCCACAAACACAG ACCCGATCTGATCGATTTTGACAAACTGAAGAAGTCAAATGCTCACTACAACCTGCAGAACGCCTTCAACCTGGCAGAACAACACCTGGGCCTCACCAAGCTGCTCGACCCCGAGG aTATCAGCGTGGACCATCCTGACGAGAAGTCCGTCATCACCTACGTGGTGACGTATTATCACTACTTCTCCAAGATGAAGGCTCTGAAGGTCGAGGGCAAACGAATCGGAAAG gTGTTGGACAACGCCATCGAGACGGAGAAGATGGTCGAGAAGTACGAGTCTCTGGCCTCCGACCTGCTGGAGTGGATTGAAcagaccatcatcatcctcaacaACAGGAAGTTCGCCAACTCTCTGCTGggcgtgcagcagcagctccaggcCTTCAACACCTACAGGACTGTAGAGAAACCTCCAAA GTTCACAGAGAAAGGAAACCTGGAGGTCCTCCTCTTCACCATCCAGAGTAAGATGAGAGCCAACAATCAGAAGGTGTACATGCCCCGAGAGGGGAAACTCATCTCAGACATCAACAAG GCCTGGGAGCGACTGGAGAAGGCGGAGCACGAGAGGGAGCTGGCTCTTAGGACCGAGCTGATCCGTCAGGAGAAACTGGAACAGCTGGCCAGACGCTTCGACCGCAAAGCCGCCATGAGAGAGACGTGGCTGAGCGAGAACCAGCGGCTGGTGTCGCAG GACAACTTTGGGTTCGACCTGCAGGCCGTCGAGGCGGCCACCAAGAAACACGAGGCGATCGAGACGGATATCACGGCGTACGAAGAGCGCGTGCAGGCCGTGGTCTCCGTGGCGAGGGAGCTGGAGGTGGAGCATTACCACGACATCAAACGCGTCACGGCCAGGAAGGACAACGTGATCCGGCTGTGGGAGTacctgctggagctgctgaaggcccgcaggCAGAGGCTGGAGATGAACCTGGGTCTGCAGAGGGTCTTCCAGGAGATGCTCTACATCATGGACTGGATGGACGAGATGAAG atgttGCTGCTGTCTCAGGATTATGGAAAACATCTGCTGGGTGTGGAGGATCTGCTGCAGAAACACGCCCTGGTGGAGGCTGACATCGCCATCCAGGCCGACCGGGTGAAGGCCGTCTCCACCAACGCCAACAAGTACTCAGTTAACGACGACG GTTACAAGCCGTGCGACCCCATGGTGATCCAGGACCGGGTCTCTCACCTGGAGTTCTGCTACCAGGAGCTGACCCAGCTCGCCGCCGAGCGCCGCGCCCGCCTGGAGGAGTCCCGCCGCCTGTGGAAGTTCTTCTGGGAGATggcggaggaggagggctggATCAGAGAGAAGGAGCAGATCCTGTCATCTGTGGAGCACGGTAAGGACCTGACGGGGGCGCTGCGCCTCCTCAGCCAGCAGCGCGCCCTCGAGGACGAGATGAGCGGCCGCGCCGGTCACCTCCAGCACTCCGTGGCGGAGGGCGAGGCCATGGTGGAGGCGGGACACTTCGCCGCCGCAAAGATCCAGGATCGCATCGCCGACCTGAAGGCTCAGTGGGCGGGGCTCGAGCAGCTGGCGGCGGTGAGGAAGACGAGGCTGGAGGAGGCGCTCGCCCTGCACCAGTTCCAGGCGGACGCCGACGACGTGGACGCGTGGACTCTGGACGCGCTGCGGATCGTCTCAAGTGGCGAGACGGGCCACGACGAGTTCTCCACACAGGCGCTGGTCAGGAAGCACAAAGACGCGGCGGCGGAGGTGGCCAGCTACCGCCCGGTCATCGACTCGCTGCACGAGCAGGCCGCCGCCCTCCCCAAAGAGGAGGCGGAGTCAGAGGAGGTGCGCGGTCGTCTGGCGGGCATCGAGGAGCGCTACAGGGAGGTGTCGGAGCTGACCAAGCTCAGGAAGCAGGCGCTGCAGGACGCGCTGGCGCTCTACAAAATGTTCAGCGAGGCCAACGCCTGTGAGGTGTGGATCGACGAGAAGGAGCAGTGGCTGAACAGCATGGAGATCCCCGAGAAGCTGGAGGACCTGGAGGTCGTGCAGCACCG GTTCGAGAGTCTGGAGCCCGAGATGAACAACCAGGCGTCCCGCGTCGCCGTGGTCAACCAGATCGCTCGCCAGCTGATGCACAACGGACACCCGAGTGAGAGAGAGATCAAGAGCCAGCAGGACAAACTCAACAACAG GTGGAGTCAGTTCCGGGACCTGGTGGATCTGAAGAAGGAGTCCTTGAACTCAGCGCTCGGGGTTCAGAACTACCACCTGGACTGTAACGAGACCAAGTCGTGGATCAAAGAGAAGACCAAAGTCATCGAGTCGACCCAGGAGCTGGGGAACGACCTGACGGGGGTCATGGCGCTGCAGCGGAAACTGACCGGGATGGAGCGCGACCTCGCCGCCATCGAGGACAAACTGGGTGACCTGCGGGGCGAGGCGGAGCGCCTGGCCCAGGAGCACCCGGACCAGGCCAAGGCCATCACGGGCCGCCTGTCGGAGATCACGGCGGTGTGGGAGGAGATGAAGAACACACTGAAGAACCGCGAGGATTCTCTGGGCGAGGCCCGGAAGCTGCAGCAGTTCCTGCGCGAGCTGGACGACTTCCAGTCGTGGCTGTCCCGCACGCAGACCGCCATCGCCTCTGAGGACATGCCCAACACGCTGGCCGAGGCCGAGAAGCTCATGGCCCAGCATGAGGGCATCAAGAACGAGATCCAGAACTACGAGGAGGACTACCAGAAGATGCGGGACATGGGGGAGATGGTGACGCAGGGCCAGACGGACGCTCAGTACATGTTCCTGCGTCAGCGGCTGCAGGCGCTCGACACCGGCTGGAACGAGCTGCACAAGATGTGGGAGAACCGGCAGAACCTGCTGTCCCAGTCCCACGCCTACCAGCTGTTCCTGAGGGACACCAAGCAGGCCGAGGCCTTCCTCAACAACCAG GAGTACGTCCTCGCTCACACCGAGATGCCCACCACCCTGGAGGCCGCCGAGGCCGCCATCAAGAAGCAGGAGGACTTCATGACCACGATGGACGCCAACGAAGACAAGATCAATGGCGTGGTGGAGGCCGGTCGGCGTCTGGCCAGCGACGGGAACATCAACGCTGAAAAGATCCAGGAGAGGGTCGCCTCCATCGACGACAG gcatAAGAAGAACAGAGAGGCTGCAGTGGAGCTGCTGATGAGACTGAAAGACAATAGAGACCTGCAGAAGTTCCTGCAGGACTGTCAGGAG ctgtctTTGTGGATCAATGAGAAGATGCTCACAGCTCAGGACATGACGTACGACGAGGCGAGGAACCTGCACAGCAAGTGGCTGAAGCACCAGGCCTTCATGGCTGAGCTGCAGTCCAACAAAGAGTGGCTCGACAAGATCCAGAAG GACGGCACGCTGCTGGTGTCGGAGAAGCCAGAGACGGACGCCGTGGTGAAGGAGAAGCTGTCCGCTCTGCACGCCATGTGGGCGGAGCTAGAGTCGACCACGCAGACCAAAGCTCAGTGTCTGTTCGACGCCAACAAGGCGGAGCTGTTCACTCAGAGCTGCGCCGACCTCGACAAGTGGATGGGCGGTCTTGAGGGTCAGATCCAGTCCGACGACTACGGCAAAGACCTGACGTCTGTCAACATCCTGCTGAAAAAACAACAG ATGCTGGAGAAGCAGGTGGAGGTGCGTCAGAGGGAGGTGGTGGAGCTGCAGAGCCAGGTGAAGGCTCTGGGTCAGGAGGTCAAGGACACGGAGGAGGTGGACGGCCGCAGGCAGCTGGTGGAGAACAAGTTCCAGGAGCTGCTGGACCCGCTGAGACGCCGCAGGAACTTCCTGGTGGCGTCCCGAGAAGTTCACCAGTTCAACCGCGATCTGGAGGACGAGATC CTGTGGGTCCAGGAGAGGATGCCCGTCGCCACGTCCACTGACCACGGAAACAACCTGCAGACGGTCCAGCTGCTCATCAAGAAGAACCAG ACTCTGCAGAAGGAGATCCAGGGTCATCAACCTCGGATCAACGACCTCCTGGAGCACAGCGCCAGCCTCCTGCAGGACGAGTCGCTGAGTGGCGAGGTGATCCGGCAGCGTCTGGCTGACCTGCAGGAGCTGTGGAGACGGGTGAGGGAGGAGACGGAGAGTCGCCACGGCCGCCTGGAGGAGGCGCACAAAGCTCAGCAGTACTACTTTGATGCCGCCGAGGCCGAGGCCTGGATGAGCGAGCAGGAGCTGTACATGATGTCAGAGGAGAAGGCCAAG gACGAGCTGAGTGCCGTAACCATGCAGAAGAAACATCAGATCGTGGAGCAGGCGGTCGAGGACTACGCCGAGACCGTCCACCTGCTGTCCAAGACCAGCAGAGGTCTGGTCTCTGACGGACACCCCGAGAG tgagcgAATCAGCATGAGGCAGTCTCAGGTGGATAAGCTGTATGCCGGTCTGAAGGATCTGTCAGAGGAGAGGCGGGGCAAGCTGGACGAGAGGCTCCGCCTCTTCCAGCTGAACCGTGAGGTGGACGACCTGGAGCAGTGGATCGCTGAGCGGGAGGTGGTGGCCGGGTCACACGAGCTGGGACAGGACTACGAACACGTCACC ATGTTGCAGGAGCGTTTCCGGGAGTTTGCTCGGGACACCGGGAACATCGGTCAGGAGCGAGTGGACGCCGTCAACCGTCTGGCGGACGAGCTGATCAACACAGGTCACGGGGACGCAGCGACCGTGGCGGAGTGGAAGGACGGGCTGAACGAAGCGTGGGCCGACCTGCTGGAGCTCATCGACACACGGACGCAGATCCTCGCCGCCTCCTTCGAGCTCCACAAGTTCTACCACGACGCCAAGGAGATCCTGGGACGCATCgtggacaaacagaagaaacTGCCGGAGGAGGTCGGGCGGGACCAGAACACGGTGGACACGCTGCAGAGGATGCACACCACCTTCGAACACGACATCCAGGCCCTGGGAACACAG GTGAGACAGCTGCAGGAGGATGCGGTGCGCCTTCAGTCAGCGTACGCCGGAGACAAAGCGGACGACATCCAGCGGAGGGAGAGCGAGGTTCTGGAGGCCTGGAGGATCCTGCTAGAGGCCTGTGAGGGACGCCGTCTCCGCCTCCTGGACACAGGAGACAAGTTCCGGTTCTTCAGCATGGTGAGGGACCTGATGCTGTGGATGGAGGACGTGATCCGGCTCATCGAGGCCCAGGAGAACCCCAG ggacGTGTCGTCTGTGGAGCTGCTGATGAACAACCATCAGGGCATCAAGGCAGAGATTGACGCTCGAAACGACAGCTTCACGGCGTGCATCGAGCTGGGGAAAGCCCTGCTGGCCAGAAAACACTACGCCTCAGAGGAG attaaggAGAAGTTGCTGCAGCTGACTGACAAGAGGAAAGACATGATTGACAAGTGGGAGGACCGATGGGAGTGGCTACGACTca tcCTGGAGGTGCACCAGTTCTCGCGGGACGCGGGCGTGGCCGAGGCGTGGCTGCTGGGTCAGGAGCCGTACCTGTCGGGCAGGGACATGGGTCAGAGCGTGGACGAGGTGGAGAAGCTCATCAAACGCCACGAGGCCTTCGAGAAGTCCGCCGCCACCTGGGAGGAGCGCTTCTCCGCTCTGGAGAGGCTGACTACG CTGGAGTTGTTGGAGGTGaggaggcagcaggaggaggaggagctcctCAGGAAGCCTCCCACCCCGGAGCTGCTGCCCGTCGtccagcaggaggaggagcctcagcagcagag cggAGTGATCACTCAGAACGGACTCGCCTCGGACCAGGACTCTCCTCGG GACGGCATGGTCGATGGCGAGCTGGTGAACGGCGTTGTTGAACGCAGCTCGAAGGAGCCGAGCCCCAGCGGGTCGCCGACCTCCGGCAGGAAGAGCAAAACCAGCCAGTCGTCCACCCTGCCCTCCAGGAACCAGGAGCCCACGTCCCAGATGGAGAGCTTCCTGCACCGCAAACACGAGTGGGAGGGGCACAACAAGAAGGCCTCCAACAG ATCGTGGCACAATGTGTACTGCGTCATCAACAACCAGGAGATGGGTTTCTACAAAGACAGCAAGGCGGCGTCTCAGGGCGTGCCGTACCACAACGAGGTCCCCGTCGGCCTGAAGGAGGCGACGTGCGAGGTGGCGTCAGAgtacaagaagaagaagcacgTCTTCAAACTCAG ACTCACTGATGGAAACGAGTATCTGTTCCAAGCCAAAGATGAA gaggagatgagCACCTGGATCCAGGCCATCCTGAACGCCGGCGCCGATCGCTCCAGCGTCCAGGGCAGCCATCCCGGCACGCCGGTGTCCGGGCGCGCTCAGACACTGCCGGCCACCGTCACGCTGACCACGGAATCGAGTCCCGGGAAGCGAGAGAAggacaaagagaaggagaaggagaaacgCTTCAGTCTGTTCAAGAAGAAACAgtag